AGAGGAAAAAGAAAAACTGTTGCAAGTTGATAATAGTGCTTCAATTTTGTTACGTCCTTTATTCGGTTCTGCTGAGTTTATTCAAGGTAAAGAAAGATGGTGTCTTTGGATTAAAGATGATCAAAGAGAATTTGCCGAAAGTATTTCAAACATTAAAGAAAGAATCAATAAAGTTTTTGATTTTAGAGTTTCATCTAAAGCCAAAACAACGAATGGGTATTCTTCTATTCCTCATAAATTTGCTCAGCGTAGCCCAAGTGATGTTGAAGCTTTAATTATACCAAGAGTATCTTCAGAACTTAGAGAATATCTTCCTATAGGTTTTTTGGACAGTAATTGTATTGTATCAGACTCTGCTCAAGCCATATTCAACCCAGAACCATGGATTCTTGGGCTAATTAGTTCAAAAATTCATACTGTCTGGATAAAAGCAGTTGGAGGAAAATTGGAAACGAGGATTCGTTATTCTGCTAGCGTATGTTATAATACTTTTCCATTCCCTGAAATATCTCAAAAACAAAAAGAACAAATTAATTTACACGTATTTGAAATATTAGAAGAGAGAGAAAAACATTCAGGCAAAACTATGGCCCAACTCTATGACCCAAATAAAATGCCAAAAGGTTTAAAAGAAGCGCATCATCAATTAGATTTAGCTATTGAGCGTTGTTATCGTTTAAAACCATTTGAGAGTGATACAGAGCGTTTAGAATATCTTTTTAAAGAATATGAAAAGATGATAAACAAAAACACTTTGTTAGATAAACCTAAAAGAACACGTAAAAAGAAAGCTTAGAAAATGAGTGTTAAAGATAAAATACTAAATATTGTTGGTGCTACGTGTTTTTCACTCAAGAAAAGTATAGTTTTTTTAGGTAAAAAAGTTAGAGCACTTTTATTATCAATAATTTCAAATTATAGAAAATTACCTGTTGATAAAAGAAAAAGTTATAATTATGGTTTTTTTAGCTTGCTTTTAGTTATAGTGGCAAGTTCAGGAATATTTTATTTACATGGTTTTTTTGAAGAACCAAAGTATTATAATGAGAATTCTCACTTTTTCTCTGCTATAGAAATTGAACCCACGAGGTTTAGGGATTATCGCCGGCGAGGTTATCCAATACCTTATGATTCAATTTCTGAGGACCGAAAGCGAGAGATTGAATTCTGGAATGAAGGTCATAAATCTGAAACAAAATACGATTCTTTGAGAAGACATATGCTAATGGCTAAGTATAGCCACAATAATCTTGAAGATGAGATAATTACAATCTTTTCTAGCTATGATATTTTAAGGGATACAATAATTTATTACGCGTCTTTTTATTTAGATAATGACCTGGGGTATAAAAAACAGTCTGAATTTAAGCGTAAAGTAAATTTTTATTTTAGCTCTCCAAACATTGAAAAAGCTAGTCTCTATGAAATCAATGAAGTTGATTCTTTTCCATATGAATCAAAATCAAAAATTGCCTTCAATAAAATACCAAGTGATAGCATAAAGTTCTATTTATTTGGCTACAATCCTGATGTCTTACCTAATTTCAAATCAAATGATATTTTTTATTACGAAGCCAAAATTGAAATTGATTCATTTCCATATCACGTTGAATATTATCAACCTTTTAAATCGGGTAACGATTATTATTCCAACGCAGAAGCTAGATTGAGCAGTACCATAAGTGGGCAAAATCTGCAAAGTTTTTTGATTGAAAATAATGTATACTACGACGAATCTATCGAAATAACTAAAATTAAGCACGAGGAAAATATAGAGGAATTTGACGACCTAGATAATAAAATTAGCTTGTATAATATATTTAATAAAAACCTTCACTACAATAATGACCAGATAATTCCAGAAGAATTATGGGAGTTAGTCGGTCGGAATGAAATACCGACAGAATCATCTAAAACAGATGTTTTTGTTAGTTTTTTTGACAAGCAAGCAAAGAAGGAGAAAGATATTTTAATTATTATTTTATCAATAATGGTGGGCACAGGGTTTACAGGAATCTTTAATACAATATTTAATTTTAAATAAATTATGCCAGATATAGTTCACGTAACCTACAGCCAAACAGGTAAAAGTAAAAGCACCGACGAATATGGTATGAGAGAAATGCAACAAAAAGCATTTGAAGCTCGTACAGCTCAATATTTATTAATTAAAGCACCACCAGCTTCTGGTAAATCTCGTGCCTTAATGTTTATTGGTTTAGATAAGTTAATACATCAAGATATAAAAAAAGTAATTGTAGCTGTTCCAGAACGGTCTATTGGTAGTTCGTTTGCTAAAACAGAATTAAAAAAGTTTGGTTTTTTTGCAGATTGGGAACCTAACCCAAGATATAATTTATGTACACCTGGTATAGAAAAAAGTAAAGTAACTGCATTTCTAAACTTTTTAGAAAGTGATGAAAAAATTCTAATCTGTACACACGCTACCTTACGTTTTGCTTTTGATGCCATAGATGAAAAACAACTAAATGATTGTTTATTGGCAATAGATGAATTTCACCATGTATCTGTAGATGGTGATAATAAGTTAGGGTTGGTATTAAGTAGTATAATGGAAAAATCCAATGCCCACGTAGTAGCAATGACAGGTTCTTTTTTCAGGGGGGATTCCGTGCCTATTTTATTACCAGAAGATGAGGCAAAATTCACCAAAGTAAAGTATGATTATTACCAACAATTAAATGGTTATGAATATTTAAAATCATTAGGAATTGGGTATCACTTTTATCAAGGAAAATATACATCTGCTATACATGAGATATTAGATGAAAGCAAAAAAACAATTATTCACATTCCAAGTGTAAATTCCGGTGAGTCTGAAAAAGACAAGTACGAAGAAGTGAATAGAATAGTTGATGGCTTAGGAGTTCTAGATTATCAAGACCCAGACACGGGTGTTCTATATGTAATTAGTAAAGCTACGGGCAAAACATTAAAGATTGCAGATTTAGTTCACGATAACCAAAAGGATAGAGATAAAATACAAGAATATTTGCGTAATGTAAAAAGTGTTGATGATATAGATATTATCATAGCATTAGGTATGGCAAAAGAAGGGTTTGATTGGCCCTATTGCGAACATGCATTAACAGTTGGTTACAGAGGTTCGTTAACAGAAATTATTCAAATTATAGGTAGAGCAACAAGAGATAGTGATAATAAATCGCATTCTCAGTTTACTAATTTAATAGCGCAACCAGATGCAGAAGATGATTTAGTAAAACTATCTGTAAACAATATGCTAAAAGCTATTACAGCATCCTTATTAATGGAACAAGTATTAGCGCCTAACTTTAAATTTAAACCCAAATTTCCAGAAGAAGGCGAAGAAGAAGATGATTTAGAAGACGATGAAAAAACTATAAAAATAGATGGGTTTAAGTTGCCAAGTTCACAAAGAGCAAAAGATATTATTGAAAGTGATATTAATGACTTGAAAGCAAAAATTATGCAAGACCAGCAAATGATTAAAGCAATGCCTGGTAATGTTGATCCTGAAGTTATTAATAAAG
This genomic interval from Zobellia roscoffensis contains the following:
- a CDS encoding DEAD/DEAH box helicase produces the protein MPDIVHVTYSQTGKSKSTDEYGMREMQQKAFEARTAQYLLIKAPPASGKSRALMFIGLDKLIHQDIKKVIVAVPERSIGSSFAKTELKKFGFFADWEPNPRYNLCTPGIEKSKVTAFLNFLESDEKILICTHATLRFAFDAIDEKQLNDCLLAIDEFHHVSVDGDNKLGLVLSSIMEKSNAHVVAMTGSFFRGDSVPILLPEDEAKFTKVKYDYYQQLNGYEYLKSLGIGYHFYQGKYTSAIHEILDESKKTIIHIPSVNSGESEKDKYEEVNRIVDGLGVLDYQDPDTGVLYVISKATGKTLKIADLVHDNQKDRDKIQEYLRNVKSVDDIDIIIALGMAKEGFDWPYCEHALTVGYRGSLTEIIQIIGRATRDSDNKSHSQFTNLIAQPDAEDDLVKLSVNNMLKAITASLLMEQVLAPNFKFKPKFPEEGEEEDDLEDDEKTIKIDGFKLPSSQRAKDIIESDINDLKAKIMQDQQMIKAMPGNVDPEVINKVLIPKIIKETYPDLSDEEVEAVRQHVVVDSVIKNGTIEEVGDKRFIRMADSFVNIDDINIDLIDTINPFQKAFEILSKSVTASVFKAIQETIDATRITMTDEEAIILWPKIKNWIAKTGEQPSIQSFDPQERRLAEAIIFLKEQKRKAQANE